AAGAAATGATAAAGGGAAGCCAGAAAGTAACGTACTTTCTGGCTTCAAATAAATATTCTGAAAATATAAGCTTTATTGATTGACAATGCAACTGGAAAATTGATAAAATACAAAATAAGTAAAACCTATAAAATTAGTAGGGATTAGGAGTGGAATAATAAATGAGTAGATTAGCGAACTCAGTAGCTGAATTAGTTGGTAAAACACCAATTGTAAAATTAAATCATGCAACAGGTGAAAATGAAGGTACTGTATATGTTAAATTAGAGTATTTTAACCCAGGGAGCTCAGTAAAAGACCGTTTAGCGTTGGCGATGATTGAAGCTGCTGAAAAAGACGGAACGTTAAAACCAGGTGGTACGATTATTGAACCTACTTCTGGTAATACAGGAATTGGATTAGCAATGATTGCTGCAGCTAAGGGCTATAAAGCAATCTTAGTAATGCCAGAAACAATGAGTTTAGAGCGCCGTAATTTACTGCGTGCTTATGGTGCTGATCTAGTATTAACACCTGGACCAGCAGGCATGAAAGGTGCCATTTCAAAGGCGGAAGAGTTATCTGCAGAGCACGGATACTTTTTACCACAGCAATTCACTAACCCAGCAAACGCAGTTGTTCACCGTTTAACAACAGGGCCAGAAATCGTGGAAGCTTTTGACGGCTTGAAATTAGATGGATTTGTTGCTGGTGTTGGTACAGGTGGTACAATTACTGGTGCTGGTAGCGTATTAAAAGAGAAGTACCCAGAAATTGAAATTATTGCTGTTGAGCCAAAAGATTCTCCAGTACTTTCAGGAGGTCAACCAGGTCCGCATAAAATCCAAGGGATTGGTGCTGGATTCGTACCTTCTGTTTTAGATACGGACGTTTATTCTTCAGTATTCCCTGTAGAAAATGAAATTGCCTTTGAAGTAGCACGTAAAGTAGCGCGTGAAGAGGGTATTCTATGCGGTATTTCTTCAGGTGCAGCGATCTATGCAGCAATTGAGACAGCAAAACGCTTAGGTAAGGGCTCAAATGTTCTTGCAATCGTACCTTCAAATGGTGAGCGTTACCTATCTACACCTTTATACCAATTTGAAGACTAATTTTCAGATAACATGACATCCTCCTATTAGGGAGTCTTATAGACTGTAGGCAATCTCAAAAAATTGAGAGTGTGCCTACAGTTTTTTCTTTATGGAATAGCTGTGGCGTCAAATTCTGCGCGCAGGTTGATTCCCTTAAAGGGGGTTACTTGCTTTTTGTAGGCGGGTTTTAAGTATTCTTTGCGCTTATCACGCAGGACTCGAGCAAGCGTTCACTACAATCAATTAATAAATTCACATACGTATTTTAGCTTGGCAACATGTTTAGAAAAATTCTTAATTATACAGAACGTCCGTATGGAACATCTTTTGAGCAAGAAATAATGCCATTAAAAACGACAGTATTGGCAAGCGGTTGTAGTAAGAAGTGACGTTAATAGTTATTTATTTTAGAAGCAAAAAAAATTCGCATCTCTGCATTTTTCACGTTAAGATGGAATCACATCATATGATCCAAAGGGGAAGAGCAACGTGAATAAATTATCTACGAAATCAGTAAAAATGGACGCAGACGCGTTTTTTTATAGCTATAAAAAGCAAACGACAGATGAAAAAGCCCATGTATTTTTAGAGAGTGGACGTGGGGGGCACTATTCGATCGCTGCTTGGCAGCCATTAGCAACTGCTCAATCAATTGCGGGTGGTTTGCTTATTGAGTGGAGAGATGGCGCTCGCGAAATGTTATACGGGGAGCCACTTGATTTATTAGAACAGTTAGTAGCGAACTATCAATTAACTTATGATGCTAAACTGCCTGTTTTCCAAGGAGGCGCAATCGGTTTTGTGTCATACGATTACGCACGGAAAATTGAGGAGCTGCCAGAACTAGCAACAGATGATTTAAAGGTGCCAGATATTTATTTTTATTTATTTGATTGTTGGGCAGTACATGATGTTAAGACAAATGAAGTAACGTTTATGAAGTTAGCTAACTGTGATGTGAACCTTGAAGAGCGAGCACATACTTGGCAAGTAGCGGCACAGGAAGGTTTGCAGTTAAGAAAGTTCGAAAAGACAAATGCTGTTGAAGTGGTAAATGATGAAAGTGAGCTGCTTGTGTCATTTGCAGGAACGGACTTTGAAGCTGCTGTGAAGAAAATTCAAAGCTATATAGCACAAGGTGATGTGTTTCAAGTGAATTTATCAGTCCGTCAATCGAAAAAACTAAATGCTACAGCAATGGATGTTTATGAAGCGTTACGTACCTTTAATCCTTCGCCATATATGGCGTATATTGAAGCCCCTGAATTTGCGGTTGTGTCGGGTTCGCCAGAGCTATTGGTGAAACGCCATGGTAAGGAGTTATCAACACGACCAATAGCAGGAACGCGTCCGAGAGGAAAGTCTGACGAACAAGACATTGCGTTAGCTCAGGAGTTAATTGATAACGAGAAGGAGCGAGCAGAACATGTGATGCTCGTTGATTTAGAACGTAATGACCTAGGGAGAGTATCCACGTACGGTACAGTGGAGGTCGATGAGTTTATGGTCATTGAACGCTATTCACATGTCATGCATATTGTGTCAAATGTCCGTGGCGAACTAGCTGAAGGAAAGACCAATGCGGATGTTGTTCGAGCGATGTTCCCAGGTGGGACGATTACAGGCGCACCTAAAATTCGTACGATGGAAATTATTGAAGAATTAGAACCAGTCCGTCGAGGGTTATATACGGGTTCCATCGGCTGGTTAGGCTATACAGGAGATATGGAATTGAATATTGTAATACGAACAGCATTTGTTAAAGATGGAATGGCCCATATCCAAGCTGGTGCAGGAATTGTCATTGATTCTGTTCCGGAAAGAGAATACCAAGAATCTTTAAATAAAGCAAAAGCTATGTGGCAGGCTAAGGCAATGGCAGAGGAGCGAGCAAAATGATTTTAATGATTGATAACTATGATTCTTTTACATATAATCTTGTGCAGTATTTTGGAGAATTTGGACATGAGTTAATTGTGAAAAGAAATGATTCGCTAACAATTGCGGATATTGAAAAACTTGCGCCCGATATGATTGTGATTTCTCCTGGACCTTGTAGTCCGAACGAAGCTGGTGAAAGTCTAAACATCATTCGATATTTCGCGGGAAATATTCCTATTTTAGGGGTGTGTCTTGGACATCAAGCAATAGCTCAAGTTTTTGGGGGGCATGTTATTCGTGCAGAACGTTTAATGCATGGTAAAACGTCTCCGGTGTTGCATGCTGAAAATGGTCTACATGCAGGTATGCCCAATCCATTTCAAGCAACACGATATCATTCGCTTATTGTGGAAAAAGAAAGCTTACCAGCCTGTTTTGATGTGACAGCTTGGACCGCGGAAGGAGAAATTATGGGGATTCGACATAAAGAGTATCCAATCGAAGGAGTTCAATATCATCCAGAATCTATTATGACGGAACAGGGGAAAAAGCTTCTACGTCATTTTATCGAATTGTATGTAGAAGGAGCGAAATAATATGCAGTGCTGGTTGAACGGGACCTATGTAACAGCGGAGGAATTGCGAATCTCACCATTTGACCATGGTTTTTTATATGGCTTAGGTTTTTTCGAGACGTTGCGTACTTACAATGGGAAGGTATTATTTTGGGAAGCGCATATGGAACGATTACAAGCGGCACTTACGCAGTTCCATATTCACATGCCTTATACACAACAGGATTTACTAGCTGTTATTGAACAACTAAATTTAGCCGCCGGTGGGCAAGATGGTTATTTTCGTTTAAATGTATCTGCTGGGGAGCACAGTATAGGCTTGCAACCGAGCGAGTATACACAACCCAATGTGATCGTCTTTCGGAAAGAGTTGCCTGATACTCCTCGTGGTAAGGAAAAAACAGCGCAATGGTTAGAGGTAAGACGAAATACTCCTGAAGGTACTTTGCGTGTTAAATCGCATCATTATGGCAATAACGTTTTAGGGAGGTTTGAAATGTCCTCTTTAGCCATGCAGGAAGGTTTCTTTTTAACAGAGGAGGGCTATGTGGCTGAAGGTGTCACTTCAAATATATTTTGGGTGAAAGATGATATACTATATACGCCTTCTTTAGAAGCGGGTATTTTACCTGGTATTACGAGAGCGTGGATACTAGAACATGCGCAATCAGTAGGTATGGAAATACGAGAAGGTTTATTTACTAAAAACGATGTGGAGCAAGGGAGCGAATGTTTTATTACAAACTCTGTGCAAGAGCTTGTTCCGATTTGCAAGTTAGAAGATATTCAGTTGTTAGGCAATAAAGGACCGATTTATTTACGTTTACATGAGGCGTTTATCAAAGAGGTGGAACAACAATAGAAGGAGCATTAAAATGCTAGAAAACTATACAACTACGTTAACAATTAATGGGATTACTTTAGATTATAACAGTGAAACATTTATTATGGGTATTTTAAATGTCACGCCAGACTCTTTTTCAGATGGTGGGAAATACAATAGCGTTGAGGCCGCTGTAGAGCAGGCTAAAAAGATGGTTGCTGAAGGTGCGAAAATTATTGATGTTGGCGGTGAATCGACACGCCCTGGTTATGAGCGTATTTCTGATGAAGATGAAATTGCGCGCATTGTTCCGGTTATTCAGGCACTAGTAGCGGAAGTACCAGCTATTATTTCGGTTGATACGTATAAAGCAAAAGTAGCGCGTGCGGCGATTGAAGCGGGTGCTCATATTATTAATGATATTTGGGGTGCCAAATCAGAACCTACCATTGCAGAAGTTGCTGCGGAACTAAATGTACCGATTATTTTAATGCATAATCGCGAAAACAAAGATTATGGAAGTAATTTTTGGGCAACAGCCAAAGCGGATTTAGAACAGAGTATTGCTATTGCGAAGAAGGCTGGTGTGCAAGATTCTCATATTATATTGGATCCAGGCATTGGTTTTGCTAAAACAACAGCTCAAAATATTGCAATGATGCAGCATCTAGCGGATTTAGTGAATATGGGATACCCTGTGTTATTAGCAACCTCGCGTAAGTCAATGATTGGCAATGTATTGCAGCTTCCTGTAGAAGAACGGATTGAAGGAACATGTGCAACTGTTGTTTATGGCATTGAAAAAGGCTGTCATCTAATCCGTGTGCACGATGTGAAAGAAATGGCTCGTGCTGCACACATGGCTGATGTGTTAGTAGGTAAACGTATTTACAAGGAGGAAGCGTAATGGACTATATTCATTTAAAGGACATGCAGTTTTATGGCTATCATGGTGTTTTAGCAGCAGAAACAACACTTGGTCAACGCTTCCGCGCCAATGTTTCACTAGCGGTTGATATGACTAAAGCGGGTGACACAGATGATTTAACGTATACAGTGAATTATGCTGAAGTGTATGCGCTTTGTCGTGATATCGTTGAGGGCGAGCCTTTTAAACTAATTGAAGCCCTTGTTGCGAAAATCGCTAATAGTATTCTCTCTGCATATCCTGACAAGGTCAAAGGTGTACGAGTTGAGCTGATTAAACCAGATCCGCCAATCCATGGTTATTACAAAGAAGTTTCAGTTGAGATAACTAGAGGTGACTTCTAATGAATGACGTATATATATCAATTGGCACCAATATTGGTGAACGTTATGAAAACCTTCAGCGTGCAATTGAACTTTTGATGGAAAAAGACCAGATAGAGGTTATGCGTATATCTTCTATCTATGAAACTGCAGCTGTAGGCTTTACTGACCAAGCAGATTTTTTAAATATCGCTGTATATATTAGAACAAGCAGTTCTTCTTGTGAAATGCTAAAGATTTGTCAGTCAGTAGAGAATGAGCTAGGTCGTGTTCGGGAGTTTCGATGGGGGCCTCGAATCATCGACCTTGACATTCTACTCTACAATCACGAAAATATTGAAACAGAGAGCTTACTTGTGCCACACCCAAGAATGTATGAACGAGCTTTCGTGTTAGTACCATTAATAGAAATTACGCCTACCCCATCTGGAGAGCAATTGCAAAGAGCACACGAAACGCTGCAACAGATGAATTGGCAAGAGGAAGGCGTAACACTATGGAAGCAATCGGCGGATACGAGATTGATGCCGTCTATGAAATAATGTGCATAAGTTTGATTTGTGGAGAGCTTAATAATAAATGCCAAAAGCATTAACAATACATCTTTAGCAATGACGGGTGAAAGCCCATAGAAGGAGGAAATCGACGTTGAGTCAGACAACTGAAAAGCCGTTTCAAATTGGCGATATTGTCATGGACAACCGTGTCGTATTAGCACCAATGGCTGGTATCTGTAACTCTGCTTTTCGATTAACGGTGAAAGAATTCGGAGCAGGGCTAGTATATGCAGAAATGATTAGTGATAAAGGGATTGTTAGTAAAAACGAAAAGACGTTAGGTATGCTATATATTGACGAACGTGAAAATCCCCTTTCCCTACAAATTTTTGGTGGAGATAAAACGACACTTGTAGAAGCGGCGAAGTATGTAGACGAAAATACAACTGCCGATATTATTGATATTAATATGGGCTGTCCAGTCAATAAAATAATTAAGTGTGAAGCAGGTGCGCGTTTACTGCTAGATCCAAACAAAGTTTACGAAATGGTAGCTGCGGTTGTTGATGCGGTGAAAAAGCCAGTCAGTGTAAAAATGCGTATTGGGTGGGACGATGAACATGTCTTTGCTGTGGAAAATGCGCAGGCTGTGGAACGTGCCGGCGCTTCAGCAGTAGCGGTTCATGGTCGTACACGTGTGCAAATGTACGAAGGAAAAGCAAATTGGGATATTATTCGTCAAGTAAAGGAAAATGTCAATATCCCTGTGCTTGGCAATGGTGATGTTGAATCGCCCCAAGATGCAAAGCGTATGCTAGATACAACAGGGGTGGATGCTGTAATGATCGGACGAGCAGCATTAGGTAATCCGTGGATGATTTATCGTACAGTTCAGTATTTGGAAACAGGAGAGTTAAAAGACGAGCCTGGCGTTCGTGAAAAAATGGATGTATGTTTATTGCACTTTGAACGCCTAATGCAATTAAAAGGAGAGAGTGTGGCTGTGCGCGAAATGCGTAAGCATGCATCGTGGTATTTAAAAGGTATTCGTGGTAACGGTAAAGCTCGCAGTGCTATTAACCAAACCGAAACAGCAACAGAATTACGTGCTATATTAAATGGTATTGTGCAAGAATATGAGCAACGTGAGTCTGAAATTTATGTACCAGAGCAAAAAGAAATTATCATATAATGGGATAAGGGGCATCTCAATTTAAATTTGAGATGTCTCTTTTGCTATGATTAATGTAAAAAGTAAATATAGAACAACCTGATCTGCCCACTTTAATTTTTAGAATTATTAATTATTTTAACTCTTGTGGAATTTAAACCGAAACAGATGAATACAGCTTTAAAATTGTGTACAATAGAAATATTATGGACGTAAACGCGGACAATTTAATAAGGAGTGAAACAAGTGTCAAACATAGAAGAGTTAAATGATCAGCTATTGGTGAGACGTCAAAAAATGACTGCTATTCAAGAGAACGGTCAAGATCCATTTGGTAGTCGATTTGAGCGTACACATCTTTCTACAGAAGTGCGCGAACAATTTGCAGATCAAACAAAAGAACAGCTAGAAGAAAACCTACAAGAAGTAATTATCGCAGGTCGTATTATGACAAAGCGCGGTAAAGGGAAAGCTGGCTTTGCACATATTCAAGATTTAGGTGGACAAATTCAAATTTACGTTCGTCAGGATCATGTTGGTGAAGAAGCTTATGACTTATTTAAACAAGCTGACCTTGGTGATATCGTAGGTGTACGTGGTAACGTATTCCGTACGCAAGTGGGAGAGCTTTCAGTGAAGGCTGAAGGATTTACGTTCCTAACAAAAGCGCTACGTCCTATGCCTGAAAAATTCCATGGCTTACAAGATGTAGAACAACGATACCGTCAACGTTATTTAGATTTAATGACAAACGAAGATAGCAAAAAAACATTTATTACGCGTTCTAAAATTATCCGCGCAATTCGTAACTATTTAGATAATGCAGGCTACTTAGAAGTAGAAACACCAATGCTTCATACAATTGCTGGTGGTGCAGCGGCTCGTCCGTTTATTACTCACCATAATGCACTTGATATGGAACTATACATGCGTATTGCTATCGAGTTGCACCTAAAACGTTTAATCGTGGGTGGACTAGAAAAAGTTTATGAGATTGGCCGTGTATTCCGTAACGAAGGTATCTCTACTCGTCACAATCCGGAGTTCACAATGATTGAGCTGTACGAAGCATATGCAGACTACAAAGATATCATGTCATTAACAGAAAACTTAATTGCCCATGTAGCACAAGAAGTTCTTGGCACAACATCCGTACAATACGGTGAAGATGAAATTAACCTTGCTGTAGGTTGGAGACGTGTTCATATGGTAGATGCAGTTAAAGAAGCTACAGGCGTTGATTTCTGGCAGCCAATGACGAAGGAACAAGCGCAAGCACTTGCAAAAGAACACGGGGTAGAAGTCAAAGCGGCGCATGAAGTCGGTCATATTATTAATGAATTCTTCGAGCAAAAAGTAGAAGAAACACTAGTGCAGCCAACTTTTGTATTCGGTCACCCTGTAGAAATCTCTCCTTTAGCGAAGAAAAACCCAGAAGACGAGCGTTTCACAGATCGTTTTGAGCTGTTTATCGTACGTCGTGAGCATGCGAATGCATTCACAGAGCTTAATGATCCAATCGATCAACGTGAACGCTTTGAGGCGCAACTAGCTGAAAAAGAGGCGGGCAATGACGAAGCACACGAAATGGATAATGACTTTATTGAAGCTTTAGAATACGGTATGCCGCCAACAGGTGGATTAGGTATTGGTATTGACCGTCTAATCATGCTTCTTACAAACTCACCATCAATTCGTGATGTACTATTATTCCCAACAATGCGTCATATAACGAAATAATCATTAAATTAGGAGATCCTTGTTGAAAAGGGTCTCTTTTTTTATTGAGAAATGACAAAAACAGAGGTATAGTAATAACAATGTTTTCAAAGCAAGAATAATTGTAAAAACATCGT
This DNA window, taken from Lysinibacillus sp. FSL M8-0337, encodes the following:
- the cysK gene encoding cysteine synthase A, translated to MSRLANSVAELVGKTPIVKLNHATGENEGTVYVKLEYFNPGSSVKDRLALAMIEAAEKDGTLKPGGTIIEPTSGNTGIGLAMIAAAKGYKAILVMPETMSLERRNLLRAYGADLVLTPGPAGMKGAISKAEELSAEHGYFLPQQFTNPANAVVHRLTTGPEIVEAFDGLKLDGFVAGVGTGGTITGAGSVLKEKYPEIEIIAVEPKDSPVLSGGQPGPHKIQGIGAGFVPSVLDTDVYSSVFPVENEIAFEVARKVAREEGILCGISSGAAIYAAIETAKRLGKGSNVLAIVPSNGERYLSTPLYQFED
- a CDS encoding anthranilate synthase component I family protein, with the protein product MDADAFFYSYKKQTTDEKAHVFLESGRGGHYSIAAWQPLATAQSIAGGLLIEWRDGAREMLYGEPLDLLEQLVANYQLTYDAKLPVFQGGAIGFVSYDYARKIEELPELATDDLKVPDIYFYLFDCWAVHDVKTNEVTFMKLANCDVNLEERAHTWQVAAQEGLQLRKFEKTNAVEVVNDESELLVSFAGTDFEAAVKKIQSYIAQGDVFQVNLSVRQSKKLNATAMDVYEALRTFNPSPYMAYIEAPEFAVVSGSPELLVKRHGKELSTRPIAGTRPRGKSDEQDIALAQELIDNEKERAEHVMLVDLERNDLGRVSTYGTVEVDEFMVIERYSHVMHIVSNVRGELAEGKTNADVVRAMFPGGTITGAPKIRTMEIIEELEPVRRGLYTGSIGWLGYTGDMELNIVIRTAFVKDGMAHIQAGAGIVIDSVPEREYQESLNKAKAMWQAKAMAEERAK
- the pabC gene encoding aminodeoxychorismate lyase; its protein translation is MQCWLNGTYVTAEELRISPFDHGFLYGLGFFETLRTYNGKVLFWEAHMERLQAALTQFHIHMPYTQQDLLAVIEQLNLAAGGQDGYFRLNVSAGEHSIGLQPSEYTQPNVIVFRKELPDTPRGKEKTAQWLEVRRNTPEGTLRVKSHHYGNNVLGRFEMSSLAMQEGFFLTEEGYVAEGVTSNIFWVKDDILYTPSLEAGILPGITRAWILEHAQSVGMEIREGLFTKNDVEQGSECFITNSVQELVPICKLEDIQLLGNKGPIYLRLHEAFIKEVEQQ
- the dusB gene encoding tRNA dihydrouridine synthase DusB, whose protein sequence is MSQTTEKPFQIGDIVMDNRVVLAPMAGICNSAFRLTVKEFGAGLVYAEMISDKGIVSKNEKTLGMLYIDERENPLSLQIFGGDKTTLVEAAKYVDENTTADIIDINMGCPVNKIIKCEAGARLLLDPNKVYEMVAAVVDAVKKPVSVKMRIGWDDEHVFAVENAQAVERAGASAVAVHGRTRVQMYEGKANWDIIRQVKENVNIPVLGNGDVESPQDAKRMLDTTGVDAVMIGRAALGNPWMIYRTVQYLETGELKDEPGVREKMDVCLLHFERLMQLKGESVAVREMRKHASWYLKGIRGNGKARSAINQTETATELRAILNGIVQEYEQRESEIYVPEQKEIII
- the lysS gene encoding lysine--tRNA ligase; its protein translation is MKQVSNIEELNDQLLVRRQKMTAIQENGQDPFGSRFERTHLSTEVREQFADQTKEQLEENLQEVIIAGRIMTKRGKGKAGFAHIQDLGGQIQIYVRQDHVGEEAYDLFKQADLGDIVGVRGNVFRTQVGELSVKAEGFTFLTKALRPMPEKFHGLQDVEQRYRQRYLDLMTNEDSKKTFITRSKIIRAIRNYLDNAGYLEVETPMLHTIAGGAAARPFITHHNALDMELYMRIAIELHLKRLIVGGLEKVYEIGRVFRNEGISTRHNPEFTMIELYEAYADYKDIMSLTENLIAHVAQEVLGTTSVQYGEDEINLAVGWRRVHMVDAVKEATGVDFWQPMTKEQAQALAKEHGVEVKAAHEVGHIINEFFEQKVEETLVQPTFVFGHPVEISPLAKKNPEDERFTDRFELFIVRREHANAFTELNDPIDQRERFEAQLAEKEAGNDEAHEMDNDFIEALEYGMPPTGGLGIGIDRLIMLLTNSPSIRDVLLFPTMRHITK
- the pabA gene encoding aminodeoxychorismate/anthranilate synthase component II: MILMIDNYDSFTYNLVQYFGEFGHELIVKRNDSLTIADIEKLAPDMIVISPGPCSPNEAGESLNIIRYFAGNIPILGVCLGHQAIAQVFGGHVIRAERLMHGKTSPVLHAENGLHAGMPNPFQATRYHSLIVEKESLPACFDVTAWTAEGEIMGIRHKEYPIEGVQYHPESIMTEQGKKLLRHFIELYVEGAK
- the folK gene encoding 2-amino-4-hydroxy-6-hydroxymethyldihydropteridine diphosphokinase, translated to MNDVYISIGTNIGERYENLQRAIELLMEKDQIEVMRISSIYETAAVGFTDQADFLNIAVYIRTSSSSCEMLKICQSVENELGRVREFRWGPRIIDLDILLYNHENIETESLLVPHPRMYERAFVLVPLIEITPTPSGEQLQRAHETLQQMNWQEEGVTLWKQSADTRLMPSMK
- the folB gene encoding dihydroneopterin aldolase; this encodes MDYIHLKDMQFYGYHGVLAAETTLGQRFRANVSLAVDMTKAGDTDDLTYTVNYAEVYALCRDIVEGEPFKLIEALVAKIANSILSAYPDKVKGVRVELIKPDPPIHGYYKEVSVEITRGDF
- the folP gene encoding dihydropteroate synthase, with amino-acid sequence MLENYTTTLTINGITLDYNSETFIMGILNVTPDSFSDGGKYNSVEAAVEQAKKMVAEGAKIIDVGGESTRPGYERISDEDEIARIVPVIQALVAEVPAIISVDTYKAKVARAAIEAGAHIINDIWGAKSEPTIAEVAAELNVPIILMHNRENKDYGSNFWATAKADLEQSIAIAKKAGVQDSHIILDPGIGFAKTTAQNIAMMQHLADLVNMGYPVLLATSRKSMIGNVLQLPVEERIEGTCATVVYGIEKGCHLIRVHDVKEMARAAHMADVLVGKRIYKEEA